TCCCCGTGGCCGGCGCGGTCATCGGCGCCTTCAACGGTGTCCTCGTCGTGAAGTTCCGGCTCAACGCCTTCATCGTCACGCTCGCGATGCTCATCGTGCTGCGCGGCCTGCTGGTCGGCGCCACCAAGGGCAAGACCCTGTTCGGCATGCCCGACAGCTTCTACTCCCTGGCCACCACCACCTTCCTCAACGTGCCCATGTCGGTGTGGCTCGCCGCGGTCGCCTTCGCGGTCACCGGGTTCGTCCTGAAGTACCACCGCACGGGCCGGGCCCTCTACGCGATCGGCGGCAACGCGGACGCGGCCCGCGCGGCCGGAGTCCGGGTGGACCGGATCATGCTCGGCGTGTACGTCGTCGCGGGCGTGCTCGCCTCGGTCGGCGGCCTGCTGCAGACCGGCTACGTCGGCGCGATCAGCGCCAACCAGGGCCAGAACATGATCTTCACCGTGTTCGCGGCCGCGGTGATCGGCGGCATCAGCCTGGACGGCGGCAAGGGCACCATGTTCGGCGCCCTGACCGGCGTCCTGCTCCTGGGCGTCGTACAGAACCTGCTCACCCTCGCCCAGGTCCCGTCGTTCTGGATCCAGGCCATCTACGGCGGGATCATCCTCGTCGCCCTCGTGATCGCCCGCGTGACCACGGGCCGCGCCCAGGACTGACGAGCCGCCAGGCATCCCCCGACCGAAAGGACTTCAGTGTCCCAGGCTTCCGCCCGCGTCACCGCGGTCGACACCCACGACATCCGTTTCCCCACCTCGCGCGAGCTGGACGGCTCCGACGCGATGAACCCGGACCCCGACTACTCGGCGGCCTACGTCGTGCTGCGCACCGACGCCGCCGACGGGCACGAGGGACACGGGTTCGTGTTCACCATCGGGCGGGGCAACGACGTCCAGGTCGCCGCGATCGACGCGCTGCGGGACCATGTGCTCGGCCGGGACGTGGCCGGGCTGTGCGCCGACCCGGGCTCGCTCTTCCGGGACCTGATCGGCGACAGCCAGCTGCGGTGGCTCGGCCCCGAGAAGGGCGTGATGCACATGGCGATCGGGGCCGTCGTCAACGCCGTCTGGGATCTCGCCGCCCGGCGGGCCCGCAAGCCGCTGTGGCAGCTGCTCGCCGACGCCGAACCGGAGTGGCTGGTCGGGCAGATCGACTTCCGCTACATCACGGACGCCCTCAGCCCGGAGGAGGCTCTCGACCTGCTGAGGCGCGGGAGGCAAGGCGCCGAGGAGCGCCGGGCCCGGCTGCTGGAGCGCGGCTACCCCGCCTACACCACCTCCCCGGGCTGGCTCGGCTACGACGACGAGAAGCTGAGCCGGCTCGCCGCACAGGCCGTCGCCGACGGCTTCCGGCAGATCAAGCTGAAGGTCGGCGCCGACCTCGACGACGACGTCCGGCGCTGCCGGGTCGCCCGCGCGGTCGTCGGACCCGACATCCGCCTCGCCGTCGACGCCAACCAGCGCTGGAACGTGGACGAGGCGATCCGCTGGACCCAGGCCCTCGCCGAGTTCGGCCCGTACTGGATCGAGGAGCCCACCAGCCCCGACGACGTCCTCGGCCACGCCGCGATCCGCCGCGCGGTGGCCCCGGTGAAGGTCGCCACCGGCGAACACGTGCCCAACCGCATCGTGTTCAAGCAACTCCTGCAGGCCGGCGCCCTCGACATCGTCCAGATCGATGCGGCCCGCGTCGCCGGTGTCAACGAGAACCTCGCCATCCTGCTGCTCGCCGCCCGGTTCGGCGTACCGGTCTGCCCGCACGCGGGCGGCGTCGGCCTGTGCGAACTCGTCCAGCACCTGTCGATGTTCGACTACCTGGCGATCTCCGGCACGACCGAGGACCGGGTCATCGAGTACGTCGACCACCTGCACGAGCACTTCGTCACCCCGGTCGTCATCCGCGACGGCCACTACACGGCGCCCACCGCGCCCGGCTTCTCCGCCGCCCTGCGCCCGGAGTCCCTCGCGCGGTACACCTTCCCCGGCGGCACCTACTGGGCCGCCGCCCCCGACACCCAGAAGGGTCAGGCCGCATGAGCGACTTCGAGGGTCTCAGGGCCCTGGTCACCGGCGGGGCGTCCGGCATCGGCCGGGCGACCGCGGACCTCCTCGCCGCCCGCGGGGCCCGGGTCGCCGTCCTCGACCGGGACCCGGCAGACGTCGGCAAGCCGCTCCTCGCCCACCGTGCCGACGTCACGGACGACACCTCGGTACGGGCCGCCGTAGGGCGGGCGGCCCAGGACCTCGGCGGCCTGGACGTCCTGGTCAACAACGCCGGGATCGGTGCGCAGGGCACGGTCGAGGACAACGACGACACCGAGTGGCGGCACGTCTTCGACGTGAACGTGCTCGGCATGGTCCGCGCCGCCCGCGCCGCCCTCCCGTACCTGCGCCGTTCCTCCCACGCGGCGATCGTCAACACCTGCTCCATCGCGGCCACCGCCGGACTCCCGCAACGCGCCCTGTACAGCGCGACCAAGGGTGCCGTGTACTCCCTGACCCTCGCCATGGCCGCCGACCACGTGCGCGAAGGCATCCGCGTCAACTGCGTCAACCCCGGCACGGTGGACACCCCGTGGATCGGCCGGCTGTTGGCCGCGGCCCCCGACCCGGCCGCCGAGCGCGCCGCCCTGGAGGCCCGCCAGCCCACCGGCCGACTGGTCTCGGCCGCCGAAGTGGCAGGCGCTATCGCCTACTTGGCCGGCCCCCTGTCCGGCGCCACCACCGGAACCGCGCTCGCCGTCGACGGCGGCATGCAGGGCCTCAGGCTCCGGCCGGTGGGGCAGTGAGGAGACCGAGCCGCGTGAGTGAAGTCCGTTCCGGCTCGGCAGCGGGGCTGGGCCAGCCCGCGGCTCCGCCGCCGGGGGCGACCGGCCACGACGCATCCGCGGCCGATCGACGACCCATCACGGCGCTTCCCGCGCAGCGCTTGGGCCGCAGCGGTGTCGAGGTCACCCCGCTCGGCTTCGGCGCCGCGCCGCTCGGCAACCTCTTCACCCCGCTGGACGACGAGCAGGCCCACGACGCCGTGCGGGCCGCCTGGCAGCGGGGCATCCGGTACTT
The genomic region above belongs to Streptomyces sp. CG1 and contains:
- a CDS encoding L-fuconate dehydratase, giving the protein MSQASARVTAVDTHDIRFPTSRELDGSDAMNPDPDYSAAYVVLRTDAADGHEGHGFVFTIGRGNDVQVAAIDALRDHVLGRDVAGLCADPGSLFRDLIGDSQLRWLGPEKGVMHMAIGAVVNAVWDLAARRARKPLWQLLADAEPEWLVGQIDFRYITDALSPEEALDLLRRGRQGAEERRARLLERGYPAYTTSPGWLGYDDEKLSRLAAQAVADGFRQIKLKVGADLDDDVRRCRVARAVVGPDIRLAVDANQRWNVDEAIRWTQALAEFGPYWIEEPTSPDDVLGHAAIRRAVAPVKVATGEHVPNRIVFKQLLQAGALDIVQIDAARVAGVNENLAILLLAARFGVPVCPHAGGVGLCELVQHLSMFDYLAISGTTEDRVIEYVDHLHEHFVTPVVIRDGHYTAPTAPGFSAALRPESLARYTFPGGTYWAAAPDTQKGQAA
- a CDS encoding SDR family NAD(P)-dependent oxidoreductase encodes the protein MSDFEGLRALVTGGASGIGRATADLLAARGARVAVLDRDPADVGKPLLAHRADVTDDTSVRAAVGRAAQDLGGLDVLVNNAGIGAQGTVEDNDDTEWRHVFDVNVLGMVRAARAALPYLRRSSHAAIVNTCSIAATAGLPQRALYSATKGAVYSLTLAMAADHVREGIRVNCVNPGTVDTPWIGRLLAAAPDPAAERAALEARQPTGRLVSAAEVAGAIAYLAGPLSGATTGTALAVDGGMQGLRLRPVGQ
- a CDS encoding ABC transporter permease; this encodes MADTRAAPPLAPPKTPDARSARTVLLRRGRELALVPALLLLMVLGAVVNDSFLTERNLISILGASAALAMVVLAESLVLITGKFDLSLESVVGIAPAVGALLVLPASQSGWGTGIPAALALLAIPVAGAVIGAFNGVLVVKFRLNAFIVTLAMLIVLRGLLVGATKGKTLFGMPDSFYSLATTTFLNVPMSVWLAAVAFAVTGFVLKYHRTGRALYAIGGNADAARAAGVRVDRIMLGVYVVAGVLASVGGLLQTGYVGAISANQGQNMIFTVFAAAVIGGISLDGGKGTMFGALTGVLLLGVVQNLLTLAQVPSFWIQAIYGGIILVALVIARVTTGRAQD